Within the Bacillus sp. FSL K6-3431 genome, the region GTGAGTCTGGCGGGAAATCAATTTTAAGTTCATCGTCAATAACTGCAGATGTTCTTGTTCGAATATCTTTTCCTCCTAATATCTTGGCCCGCTTGCATGCATCACAATTGCAAAAGATTGCCGGATACCCTTCAGCAGCGGCTGTTCCTAGAAGTTCTTCACCTCTGATTAGTGTGATTACCGATTAATAATTAGATATAGTTTATTGTTACTTAAATATTGCATGCCATTTGAACAAATCTCGGTCTCATAACTTCTAGTAAATCACTTCTCTGATATAATGTATTCGCCTTCATCCCAAATAATTGGTCACATCGAGTAGATTTATGTTTTGAAAATATACTTTAACTACTTATCTACAAAAGGGAGTTTCCCCCCTATTTATCTGGCTTTCTAAGGACTTGTTTCAAGGTTACCCTGTTAATAACTTTGTACTATGTTTCCAAAGGACTTAGCCTGTACGCAAAGTTTAAATAAAATTTTTTTCTTGTTTTCACCTTCAAATATTAACACTTGGAGGTGCAATCATTTGATTTCATAAGATTATATATTCGAGTTGTGTATATCATTTATCCTCCTAGCATTAAGCAAGTTACAAGTTTTTAGAGGGGTCTTCGTAAAACAAAATATGAGGATACTTGTATTATTCCTGTGACATTGCATCTATTATCTTCGCATTGGACTCTTCTTCTAGTTCGCGCATAAGTGTATTGACATCGATATTAGTCTCCGCGAGCTTTTTTAAAGCCCCGTTAATGTCCACTTGGAAGTCCCACCTACTTTGCGTTTCTTCATATAAAGCCGGATCGCCAATAAACCATGCAGCTCGATTTTTATTATCATAATGTTCATTATCAATTGCGAACTGCTCAAGAATATCAGGATCCTTTAGCACACTGGCAGATGACCCGTTTTGAACCATGGCAAGTTGATTCTCAGGTGAAACATACTCCTTAAGTACCTGAAACGCCTCATCTATATGTTCACTATAATTCGTAATGACCATTGGTGAAGAACCTAAATACGGACCGGTGTTTGGGTCGTCTGTCCAAGCTGGGGTTGGTAACATGTCCATATCCTTTTGGAATTCCATGTCACCCCATTCTCCATCTAGTAACATATTTGATGCCACAGCCATTGCCGCTTTTTTTTCGCAAAACAGGCAGGAACCTTCTGTATCCGCATTGTAAATTCCAGGTATATTATAAAATGTATTCATCATATCAAAAAACTTTTTGAATTCCGGTCTATCATTAAATAATATTTTTCCTGTTTTTTCGTCAGTGATATTCATTGCGAATTCCCTTAATGGAGTTAATGCACCCGCACCCGCATTACCCCAAGAAAATTCAAATCCAACATACTCCACACCGTTTCTTGTTCCTGTCATTTTTTCTGCTAAACTAAACACTTCATTCCAAGTTAAAATTTTATCCGGATCTGGGTATTCTACACCAAACAAATCAAATATTTCTTTATTATAATATAAAGAAACATGTGAAGATCCATCAGGTAACCCAATCATTCTGCCTTCCTCATCAAGCGAGCGAATATAAGATACCAGCGAAGGGCGTAATGTATCTAAATCAAGACCATGTTTAGCCGCCAAATCATCGATAGGCTCTATAACATCTAGCTCTTTCAACGGAGACATATCGTTGTATTGGATAATAATATCAGGATTTATTTTATTTGCAAAAATCTCTTGAAGCGATTCCAAGGTGTTTTCATATGGCACATATTCAATGTTAATATTGGATAACTTTTCATCAATATGATCAAATCTGCCCTGAAACGATTCTTCCCCGAAGGCATAAGCAATTTTAATCGTGACAGGTTCTGCATTCTCATCGTCTGTTGGATCGTTTTCTCCGACTTCCTCTTTTTCATCGACTTCTTTTTGCCCTGTTCCCGATTGAGCTGAACAAGCGGCAACTAGCGCTGCAATTAAAATGATCGCAAGTAACACCAACCAGTTTTTTTGCGTTATAAGCATCTTCATTGATTTACCCTCCTAAATTTCATATATGTCTAATCGTCCCCTAAAATCCCTCGGCCATTTCCTACTGTCATTTCTACTTCATTATATTAGACACACCTCCTGATTAAATCCAAAAATGGCTCTAGTTTCATATACAGATAATCTATTTAAAAATAATAATTTTGCTGATATTGCTCTGTCATTCGCCAGGGTCATCAATGTAACCAGTTCGCCCCTTTTGTTGTCATGGTTTTATTAAATGAACATCAGTTATCATACTGTTATCAATGCCAACTTAACATCATTAAACCTGTTTTATATATGCCTATTTTCAATATATTCCGTTGCATAAAAGTCATAATACTCAGTCATATTAACTCCTACTTTATCAATAGCCGCTTCTATTAATAGTAGGCATATTTGACCAGATTTTGCGTGCATGAAACCATTCTTGTAGCAACATACTGGCCAATATGAGTGATGACTACCTTTTCAATAATCCATAAATATGTTCGGAGTCTTCTGCGTCTTTTAACTCTCTTTCTTTTTCATCTTTATAATTCTTTCCTTAAGATACTTTATCTCATTCGCTATTTAATCCTGATCCACGTATCCCGATTTTCTAACGCCTTTTTCCCGGCATCAATCAGCGCTATAATTTCCAATGTCTCTTCCTTGGGTACTGGCGGTATGCCAGTTTCAAAAAAGACTAGAATTGAGTCTATCAGTCGTGTAAACATGTCAGTACACTCTTGGATCCACACTCCTTGTCCATTCTTAAATTGCAAATTGACCTGGAAAGGTGCATGTTGCATCTGGGAAAACGATGCTTGTCGTCCATCGTCATATTCAATTACTAACAATGAACTGTTATTTGATGACAAGCTTTTGATTTGTTTCGAGCCAGGCCCCATCTGTGAAACAATCATTTCATATTGATGAACCGAATAGTTATCATATGTGCCAGGTCCCGTTGTTGCGATATATTCTAGCGCTTCACGATGAACTGAATCGTTCGGATAGTCTGACAGTTCTTTTGCGAAACGTAACGCCGAACTCGAAAATAGCGGAGTATCATGCTTATTAGCTAGCTCGAACATCCGTATTCCTGAATCCAAATTGGATGAAAATGTTTTATCCATATAGACCGGTTTACCTGACATAAGTGGGAGACGTGCAAGTCGTTCATGATGTTCTGGATGATCGGGAGAAAGGACCACAATATAATCAGACTTCTCCACAAGTTCTTCGATTGAAGAAAGCATTTGAACCTGGTATTGACGGCACCAACTTTCAGTATCTAGACCACTTGGTTGATCGATCTCCGCCCAAGCATAGGCTACATCACAATTTCGTTTTGCTGCAGCCGCGTTCTCTCTGATCCATGCAGGATAATTGTTGGCATGCCATTCATCAAGATAATAATCAATGAACCCTATTTTCTTCATAACACGATCTCTCTTCCCTTTTCGGCGGACATATAAATAGCTTCCATCACCTCGGAGGTGACAATCACGTTGTCGATATGGGATCTGCCTTTTTTCAGATCCTTCACTGATCGAATAAACCCATCAATTTCTTCATAGAACATATCTGATGTCGTGTAGGACGGAATTGTTTCATATAAGTTTCCATTTTTCGCAGAATATATTTTGAAATTGCCTCCATACTGGAGCTTGACCCCAGCTTTATCGCCGAGAAATTCTACAAACATGGCCGATTCGCCAATGTTTTGCGCCCACGCCCCGTTTAAGCTGATGGTCGGCCCAGTTGTCCGTACTAGACCTGTAACGAAATCCTCTACATCGTATGTTCCGTTGTAGTCGGGAGGGCCAGCCCACATATCAGTGTATGTATAGTCCTTCATATTCTTAGCCAATTCACTGTGAGTAGCACCAGTCACGGTCAATACTTTCGGTTGATTCAAACTGTAAAAAATCAGATCGAGAAAATGAACGCCCCAGTCAATCAATACCCCACCTCCTGCTTTAGCCTTGGTTGTAAACGGTCCCCCAAGACCAGGAATCGAACGGTGCGAACGGAAAGAACAGTAAACATGATAAACTTTGCCAAGCTCGCCATCATCAATCATTTGTTTGATTTTATTAACCGCTGTATTGTATCTGTTAACGACGCCAATGTTGAGAATCCTATCGTTGCGGTCTGCAGCCGCTTTCATTTCACTGACTTGTTTTATGTTAATCGCAGCCGGCTTCTCACATAGCACATGTTTCCCTGCGTTCAGGCACTCGATCGCTATAGGTGCATGGGTATCGTTTGGGGTACAGATGGAAACGACCTCTACTTCCTTGTCATCAAGTATTTTTCTAAAGTCTGCCTCTGTATAAGAGACACCGTAGTTTTGCGCTTTTTCTATGGCACGTTCTTGCCTGATGTCCACGAGATACTTGATTTCTGTTAATTCATTATTGATATAGGATTTAATATGATTGTCAGAAATCGTACCACAGCCTATAACCGCTACTTTTACTTTGCTCATCTTGTCATAACCTCCAATTATTTTCATTATGTCTAGCCTATCAAACTTTTTAAGGTAATGATTTATCCCTTTTTACTGTCGTGTTGTTCCTTTTTTGTGTTCCTTAATAAGGTTTGGTATTCAGTTGGAGATACGCCAAAGTTTTGGCGAAAGGCTTTGCTGAACGTATGAATCGATTGATATTGTAGCTTTTCCGCGACCTGCGTTACATTCAGTTCTCCGCTCTTCAGCCATTCGATGGCCTTCTCGAAACGTTTACGATTGTAATAATCCTTAATGGTCAGTCCAACATCTTTTGCAAAAATACTGGACAAATAAGAGTAGCTGTAGTGCATTTCTTCAGCAATCTCGGTCAATGCTTTCATTTGGTAGAGGTTAGTATCGATATAGTTAATCACCTTGTACACGATTTTCTTTATCTCATTTCCTTTTATGCCAGGCTGATATTTGGTTGACCAGTTGTCGCAAAAACTGCGGTAGGCTAAAACCACAATTTGATGAAGGTACATTTCTATCATGTGTGTAGAATATTTCTCGAGGTTGATCAGCTCGTTAAAAATACTGACAAAAGGAACATCAATGTTTAGCTTATTTGATACGATGGATAGTTTGACTTGATCAAACATTTTTTTGATATGAGAAAGTGAATTTTGTTCATCTGCACCGTCGGCAAAATTAAAGCCAACATAGAAATAACGGAATGGGTGATCGACATCTGCCCTGCAGCTATGAAGCTCTCCAGGTACATTAAGAATGATATCTCCTTCTTGAACCGGATAGCTATTGTACTTATTCATAAAAAAACCGGCACCGGAAACGATATAGCTTACCTCATAGCAGACCTGTTCATGCTCGGGAACAACATACCCTCCCTTGCAACTTAAGTCTCCAATCTGGTACAACATGATTGACTCAAACAACTGAGGGTCATTGAAATAGCTATTATCAAAATGAAAGTTTGTGTCTTTACTGAATGATTCTTTCGACGATTCCTTTTCCATGGTTTCAGCCCTCCTAGGAAAAACCCATTTGAATTTATTCACGAATCACGCACTTTTGCCTTTTATTTATGTGATCGGATTTCCATCGATACAAGATAGATTCTCTAACTATAGATATGAAAATAAAGAATTCTCTAATCAGCATTTGCGTTCATGCTTAGCGAAGTAGGAACTACAAATATGCCTTCAACACATTCATCCTTGAAATGTCCGTTCATTTTCAAGGCTCCCCCATAAGCTCTTATCATTAATTAGGTTTGAATTCTAGATAAAAAGCCTATTACCTCTCCTCCCCCAGATTGACTTTTTCCAAGTCGTTGTACAAAATTATCCAAGTTAGAACTAATAATACAATAGAGTAAGCATTATCTATATATCTAATTGGATTAACAAGCAAAATCTTCTTCATTGACTAAAGTAATATATGAGCCCGTTAAAAAATCATTATTTTTGCTTACATCACGATTGTATTTCATAGGCTTGTTTACCCGGAGGTTATTAACTTCTAATCAATCATTTTATTTCCGAAAAGAAATATACAGATTCCGGATTTCCCTATTATCATTTTCGCCTTGCATCTTGATTTTGGACATTTTAAGGAAAAGGATACAATTCGAGGATATCATCAACTTTAACTTTCTTATTATGAGAGACAATATTCATAACACCTTCAATAAGTTGAACTCCCAAAGCCGAGGGCGAACTGGAGATATGTACTTGTGAGTCTTTTGAGGATTTTCAAACAATGAACTATTACAATTGCCAACGTTATGAGTGAACATTATAAAAGATGACTCCAGCCCAATACTGGAATCATCTCTTATATGCCTCGCATTAAAATAATGTTTAAATATTTTACTTAAGAATATTCTTAGCAATAACCTCCAACCTTTTACTTGTAGCATTCTTCGCACCTTTTGCAATTTCTTTGCCATCAACGTCTTTTTTAATTTGATTGATAGAACGAATATCTAAATGTTGTATTTGAATGACTTTGACATTTTGATTTAGACGGTCAGCAACCTCAATCACAGCTTTATAAGCCTTGTCGCTGCAACAAATGATATACTCTTGAACATCTTTTAATTCTTCAACTAAGCGATTTAAATTTTCTTCAGATAACACTTCACGAAAACTTGCTTCCGCTCTTCCAGTTGCCATTTTATATTCAACATTATTCCATGCACTTGTTACAGTGATTTTCTCTCTCTTCCAATCCTCGCTTGTAGACGAAGAACGCAATTTTTTTAATAACGAAGAAAGATTTTCACCAACTTGTCCAACAGCTGGTTTCCCTTGCTTCTGTTCTTCTTGCCCTGGCCCTAAAAAGACGAAAGCAATTTTATCTTCCAACCCTTTTTCATAATGACATGAAAATTCATACCATAATGCATTTGCGGAATCTTTTCCGATTGATTTAATCGAAGACCAACTGTTCTTAGACACTCTACGGTTAATCATTCTTCCAAAATCTCTTCTTACTTGAACCGGAATCTCATCCCATTCATTAGAATCAAATAAATCACGAATACGAAATTTTTCTCCGCTTTTCAAGTTATAAACAGCTTTTTTGAACTTTGCAAGTAATTCATCATAATTAAAGTCTGGAGCTTCCTCAAACAAAAAGTTCCTCAAATAATCTGTAATATTTGCAAAACCATTTCCGTTTGCTTCATCCATTGCAGCTTCGTATTCTGCTTCACTCATTGTTAGCTTTACTAATTTTTCCGTCATCATTGCACCTCATTTATATTGTTAATGTTATTGTACATCAACAATAACATTGCGTAAATTCATTAATTATTTGTATAATTGTATAGTTGGACATAGAAGCTGTATCACTTAAACTTTTAATGGTACGATGAAAAGAAGGAAATAGGGAGTTTCAATAATCAGCTCAAAAACACTATTCACTTCAAACAAATAAAAAGGATGTTTTTCGATGAATCATAAAGGTAAGAAACAAATAAAATCAAATAAAGAAGCAGTCGAATGGACTGTAATCGAATCAATGGAGCTATTGAGTTATTTATTATTACAATTATCAAATAAAGGTCGTAATTCCGTGAAGGCGATTCTAACTCGTGGACAAGTAGTTGTGAATGGGCAGGTCTCAACAAAATATAACCATGTCCTACAAACTGGAGACCTAGTAAGTATTCGTACGGAAAGTAAAGCGAATAGCATTAAAATGATTGGTATTGAAATTATTCATGAAGATGATGATCTGATTGTGATTGAAAAAGAAGCGGGCTTGCTATCTATTGCCTCGGAAAAGGAACAATTAGCAACTGCCTATCGGCAACTAACGGAATATGTTCGAAGTACCAATCCTAAAAATCGAATTTATATTGTTCATCGGTTAGACCGCGACACTTCTGGAATAATGATGTTTGCTAAAAGTAAACAAATCCAGCAATTATTGCAAAACTCATGGCAGGAATCCGTACAAGAACGTACGTATATTGCCCTTGTCGAAGGAGTTGTCAAACAATCCGGAACAGTAACTTCGTGGTTAAAAGAAAGTAAAACATTCGTCATGTATTCAAGCCAAAGACCGAATGACGGACAAAAAGCTATTACCCACTATAAAATCATTAAATCAAATCGGAAGTTATCTTTACTACAAGTAAATCTAGAAACCGGCAGAAAGAATCAAATTCGCGTGCATATGCAGGATATTGGTCATCCAATTGTTGGAGATAAAAAATACGGTTCGCGTGAAAACTCCATAGGTAGACTAGGGCTGCATGCACAGGTATTAGCATTTAAACATCCGACAACAGGCGAGACCTTGCGTTTTGAAACGAAGATTCCAGCGGCTTTTCTACGTACGTTTTAAGATTTTATTGAAAAGTCATTTTGTATACCGATAGAAAAAAGTAACCATCTTTTATTTTAAGGTGGTTACTTTTTTAATATAGAGATCTTTAACAACTGCTCTTCTCTTTGTCACTTCATCCCATGTAATCGCAAGAGCATGTTTTTCTTTAAAATTAGCAGCATTATTAATATCTTTAGAAAAAAAACGTTTTTCCCGATTGATTTACAAAAATAACAATAGTCTTCCGGAATTTACAGCTCAGTAGTCGACGAATCAGGGAGTGAAAAGCTATTATCGTTAGTTGATAAATTGGGCTAAGGACAAAGACAGAGAACCTCGCTTCTCATCTAGAAGCCAGGTTCCTTATCTATTTACGCATGCTGTTTGATCGGGGTTGGATCAATTTTCTCATTATATTTATTTTTCTCGATTGTTTTTTTGATCATTGGTGTTAAGAAACGATCTACCCCCCAATATGTGGCGCCTTTTCTAGCGAATAACAGGATGACCGCTATGATGAGAAACGTTGGGTTTGTGCTAATTGTTCCCGCCCAGAGGAAGTTCAGGTTCATAAGTCCACCAGCAATTAATGCAGGTATGGTAAGAGCTCCAACAATTAATCCGATACCGACTAGTAACTCACCCCATGGAATCAAAACGTTAAACAATTTCGCGTTTGGCATTGCGACAGTTTCGAGAAATGTTGCATACCATCCTTGTACTATAGGTGCCTCTCCACCTGCTTTAGCAATTGCTCCATGTAAAAATCCAGTTGCATCAAAATCGCCAATCACTTTATGCCATCCAGCTTGTAACCACTGAACACCTAACCATATTCTTACTATTGCCCAAAGACCTGCTACCACTTTTCCTTCGAATAATTTTCTCATTTTCCTCACTCCTTTAATTCATTAGAGTTTGTGAGACTTTTCACATAATTAATTAAAAAAATTAAAATGACTGCTGTTCTGTACATTGCTTAGTTTATTGTGAATTGTTTCACATTCCCTCTTCACTATTAATATACTACGATTCTCCTCGATATGCAACTACTTTTCCGATAATTCATTCATCTGACACAATTGCTTAGATATTGGACAAACAACACCTTTAGGTCAAACTTTGGTGAATAGGACAATCTTCTCATTTCATACTTGTATAGAGAGCCTATTTGTCTTGATTCCTATCTTTCTTCCTTGAGGTGAACCTTATGCTGATTAAAAGTCTTGGATTTTTATTATGTGTAAATATTTTATTTATAGGATTAACGTATTTGCGCTTATATAGCAAGCGAAAGCAAATTGGACTTCATCTAGGTATGAGTATCGCTAATTTATCAGGTGGGTTTGTAGCTATTATCACGGGCATAATTTTGATATATCAATTTCCATTAAAGTTTGTGATAATCACTATTATCACTACCTTCGTTGGGATGCTAATTGGAGGATTATTTGGTGGATTATTTAACCATCAAGCATTGTTAACAGGGTTTATTAATGGGCTAATGATGGGCATTATGGCACCTATGATAGGAGCTGCTGCGCAAAACAGCTTTATTTTTTTAGCCTTTTTAGAACTGATCTTTTTTCTTAATATGTTCCTGCTTGTCTTCGCTGCTAAATATGGAAGGCGCGAGGAGATGAATGGAGATTGACACTCTTTCTTTACTTTATTCTCATTTTCAATAGTTTAATAGGGTTGTTCATTTATAAAATAATGTATAGAAAAAGAAAATTGCTAAGCGAGAACTACACCATGACTATGGCTATGTGCGCTAGTATTATTTTAAGCTTAAATATCGGAATGAACATGCAATTTTTGCTCCAAACCAATATGTCATTGACTTTTGTTATTACTGTGATCATTGGTGGATCAATTGGCACTTTATTTGGTTTACTTGTATCATTCCAATCATTATTATCCATTTTATTTCACGGAATTGTTGGAGGATTAATGGGAACCATGCTCGGTGCTGTAATCCAAAATCCTACTCTATGTAGTTTGCCTACAGCAAATATAAATATGATAGAACAAAACATAGAGATTTTCAGCCTTTTTGGATCAGCACTTATGGTTATCACAAACGGCTTACTGCATTATTCATATACTAAAATTTTCACGTAAAAAGAATGATGCGGGGAATCATTTGCTTGCATGAGCTAATAACCTCCCGCTATTGCATTAAGGTGACCATATTATTAGTGGGAGGCATTAATTGGATGAAAAAGTATATCATTCTCTTCTTTACATTTGTTGTGAGTGTGTCGTTGGTTTATTGGTTCTGGCCAAATAGCAAAGGGTTACCGGTATTGGAAAAAGTAAAAGCTTTTGAACTAGAAGATGTTCATGGGACTGTTTACCATTCAAATAATAATAAAATCAAATTGCTTACATTTTATTACACAAATTGCCCTGATATTTGCCCTTTAACAATGGTAGATTTCAGTGAATTACAAGAGGAACTCAAAAAGGAAGACTTATTTGGAAAGAAAGTAGAATTAGTGGCCATTACTTTTGATCCAACAAACGACACACCAGAAGTAATTAGGAATTACGCGAGCGCCTTTCAAGCAGATCCATTAGGCTGGAAATGGTTAAGGGGCACAGAAACAGAAACAATTGCCAATCAATTAAAACTACAATATGTGAAATCTAAAGAAAGTATATACACACATTCAACGACAATGTATTTAATAGATGAAGATAATAAGGTACGCGCTTTATATCAGATGTCCAATTCAAGGGATTCTATTGAAAAGGAGAAGATTTTGGAAGATATTCGGATTTTGGTTGGTGGTTCCTAGCTTATAAAACCCGATCATTAAAATGCGACAGCTTTCAAGATTTCCTGG harbors:
- a CDS encoding SCO family protein is translated as MKKYIILFFTFVVSVSLVYWFWPNSKGLPVLEKVKAFELEDVHGTVYHSNNNKIKLLTFYYTNCPDICPLTMVDFSELQEELKKEDLFGKKVELVAITFDPTNDTPEVIRNYASAFQADPLGWKWLRGTETETIANQLKLQYVKSKESIYTHSTTMYLIDEDNKVRALYQMSNSRDSIEKEKILEDIRILVGGS
- a CDS encoding DoxX family protein — protein: MRKLFEGKVVAGLWAIVRIWLGVQWLQAGWHKVIGDFDATGFLHGAIAKAGGEAPIVQGWYATFLETVAMPNAKLFNVLIPWGELLVGIGLIVGALTIPALIAGGLMNLNFLWAGTISTNPTFLIIAVILLFARKGATYWGVDRFLTPMIKKTIEKNKYNEKIDPTPIKQHA
- a CDS encoding AraC family transcriptional regulator; the encoded protein is MEKESSKESFSKDTNFHFDNSYFNDPQLFESIMLYQIGDLSCKGGYVVPEHEQVCYEVSYIVSGAGFFMNKYNSYPVQEGDIILNVPGELHSCRADVDHPFRYFYVGFNFADGADEQNSLSHIKKMFDQVKLSIVSNKLNIDVPFVSIFNELINLEKYSTHMIEMYLHQIVVLAYRSFCDNWSTKYQPGIKGNEIKKIVYKVINYIDTNLYQMKALTEIAEEMHYSYSYLSSIFAKDVGLTIKDYYNRKRFEKAIEWLKSGELNVTQVAEKLQYQSIHTFSKAFRQNFGVSPTEYQTLLRNTKKEQHDSKKG
- a CDS encoding DUF1413 domain-containing protein, with translation MTEKLVKLTMSEAEYEAAMDEANGNGFANITDYLRNFLFEEAPDFNYDELLAKFKKAVYNLKSGEKFRIRDLFDSNEWDEIPVQVRRDFGRMINRRVSKNSWSSIKSIGKDSANALWYEFSCHYEKGLEDKIAFVFLGPGQEEQKQGKPAVGQVGENLSSLLKKLRSSSTSEDWKREKITVTSAWNNVEYKMATGRAEASFREVLSEENLNRLVEELKDVQEYIICCSDKAYKAVIEVADRLNQNVKVIQIQHLDIRSINQIKKDVDGKEIAKGAKNATSKRLEVIAKNILK
- a CDS encoding Gfo/Idh/MocA family oxidoreductase; translation: MKKIGFIDYYLDEWHANNYPAWIRENAAAAKRNCDVAYAWAEIDQPSGLDTESWCRQYQVQMLSSIEELVEKSDYIVVLSPDHPEHHERLARLPLMSGKPVYMDKTFSSNLDSGIRMFELANKHDTPLFSSSALRFAKELSDYPNDSVHREALEYIATTGPGTYDNYSVHQYEMIVSQMGPGSKQIKSLSSNNSSLLVIEYDDGRQASFSQMQHAPFQVNLQFKNGQGVWIQECTDMFTRLIDSILVFFETGIPPVPKEETLEIIALIDAGKKALENRDTWIRIK
- a CDS encoding Gfo/Idh/MocA family protein — protein: MSKVKVAVIGCGTISDNHIKSYINNELTEIKYLVDIRQERAIEKAQNYGVSYTEADFRKILDDKEVEVVSICTPNDTHAPIAIECLNAGKHVLCEKPAAINIKQVSEMKAAADRNDRILNIGVVNRYNTAVNKIKQMIDDGELGKVYHVYCSFRSHRSIPGLGGPFTTKAKAGGGVLIDWGVHFLDLIFYSLNQPKVLTVTGATHSELAKNMKDYTYTDMWAGPPDYNGTYDVEDFVTGLVRTTGPTISLNGAWAQNIGESAMFVEFLGDKAGVKLQYGGNFKIYSAKNGNLYETIPSYTTSDMFYEEIDGFIRSVKDLKKGRSHIDNVIVTSEVMEAIYMSAEKGREIVL
- a CDS encoding RluA family pseudouridine synthase, which translates into the protein MNHKGKKQIKSNKEAVEWTVIESMELLSYLLLQLSNKGRNSVKAILTRGQVVVNGQVSTKYNHVLQTGDLVSIRTESKANSIKMIGIEIIHEDDDLIVIEKEAGLLSIASEKEQLATAYRQLTEYVRSTNPKNRIYIVHRLDRDTSGIMMFAKSKQIQQLLQNSWQESVQERTYIALVEGVVKQSGTVTSWLKESKTFVMYSSQRPNDGQKAITHYKIIKSNRKLSLLQVNLETGRKNQIRVHMQDIGHPIVGDKKYGSRENSIGRLGLHAQVLAFKHPTTGETLRFETKIPAAFLRTF
- a CDS encoding ABC transporter substrate-binding protein, coding for MKMLITQKNWLVLLAIILIAALVAACSAQSGTGQKEVDEKEEVGENDPTDDENAEPVTIKIAYAFGEESFQGRFDHIDEKLSNINIEYVPYENTLESLQEIFANKINPDIIIQYNDMSPLKELDVIEPIDDLAAKHGLDLDTLRPSLVSYIRSLDEEGRMIGLPDGSSHVSLYYNKEIFDLFGVEYPDPDKILTWNEVFSLAEKMTGTRNGVEYVGFEFSWGNAGAGALTPLREFAMNITDEKTGKILFNDRPEFKKFFDMMNTFYNIPGIYNADTEGSCLFCEKKAAMAVASNMLLDGEWGDMEFQKDMDMLPTPAWTDDPNTGPYLGSSPMVITNYSEHIDEAFQVLKEYVSPENQLAMVQNGSSASVLKDPDILEQFAIDNEHYDNKNRAAWFIGDPALYEETQSRWDFQVDINGALKKLAETNIDVNTLMRELEEESNAKIIDAMSQE